Proteins encoded together in one Entomobacter blattae window:
- a CDS encoding HesB/IscA family protein, translating into MTIQKAQATAPKRSLPPLMQLSEAAAERLKVLYQSDHTGKTLRIYISTKGCSGMKYEMEFVEKPSENDEIVTDKGMTILVDRQATLFLIGTVMDYQEDDLSSGFVFNNPNEKSRCGCGESFHV; encoded by the coding sequence ATGACAATACAAAAAGCACAAGCCACAGCGCCTAAGCGTTCTCTTCCCCCGCTCATGCAATTATCGGAGGCTGCTGCTGAACGCCTTAAGGTTCTTTATCAGTCTGATCATACTGGGAAAACTTTACGGATTTATATTTCTACCAAAGGCTGTTCGGGTATGAAATATGAAATGGAGTTTGTTGAAAAGCCTAGCGAGAATGATGAGATTGTTACTGATAAGGGAATGACGATTTTGGTAGACCGTCAGGCCACTTTATTTCTCATTGGGACAGTTATGGACTATCAGGAAGATGATTTATCATCAGGTTTTGTCTTTAATAATCCTAATGAAAAAAGTCGGTGTGGATGCGGGGAAAGCTTTCACGTCTAA